GCTTGTCTCatgtttgtttctgtgattctgtagatgtggtgcttggggatatggtttaggggtgagctttgtagagtaggattctgggtgggacttggtgatcctggggctcttttccaacctgaatgtttctatgattctgtgattctttttcctAAACCCACTCAAGATACAGGCTGAAGAGACTACACTGCAGTCTAATACCTTACAAGGTATCCCATTCAGTGCCTCTGGACACTGGGTTGGGTAGAGTGGTTTTTGTTCTGGAAATGCCTCTTAACAGCAGATGGAGCCCAGATAATTGGCATAGATGCAGGGTATGGATATGATGTTAAAGGTTTGAAGTGCCCTTTCAGTTGTTCTGTGCTGTTTAATGTAACTATTCAATGTCTAGTAAGTAAAACTGCATTAAAAACCTGTAGCATGTGGagtctctgctcagttgtgAGAGACTCAAACaattttggtaaaaaaaaaaaaatctgactgctgctttcttactgaagcttttttttttctgttgagctttttggtggctttttatGCATTCTCTGCTAAGATTTGTGCTTAGAATTTATTGACAACCTTTTTCCGCTAAAACCTAGCGTGCTGGCATTTGATAAACAGAAAAACTAATTGTTTGCTTACCAGGGTTTATATTTATCTCAGAAATTAACCACTGAGGCTTTTTAGTGTTGGAGAAGTCACTGTCTGGAAGAGGAAGTGAATGAATACGATGAACCCTTTGTTTTCTACAGGCTGCAATTAAGTCCATAATCAGCATCCAgagcagaacttgctcctgGCCAAATGTGGATTTATAAAAGTGaatctgcttctttttttttcctttaggacGGCCTTAGCAAGATTTCGACAAGCTCAGCTTGAGGAGGGAAAAGTTAAGGTATGATGTAAAAAATACTAAAGCTTTGTTAGCTCTCCCAAAGAGTGGAGTGAAAGCCACCTTCAGAGCTGTGTGACAGTTGTCAGGTCATGTGCAGATACAGGTATCCTGTAGGAGTGTGGTATTAGTCATCTGTAAAGCAGGTGAAGTAGAGACTGAATTTCACAGTGGCACAAACCAGAAATGGCAAGTAGCATTTTCTTAAATCTTTTCAACTGGTTATTTAGCTATGTATGCATatgtttgatgtccttcttgtccagctctggtgcccccaacgCAACAAGGGTATGGAGCTGttgcagtgggtccagaggaggccacaaagatggtcagagggctggagaacctcctttatggggacaggctgggagagttagggctgtttattctgagaggagaaggctcaggggagaccatagagcagctttccagtacctgaagggagctacaggagagctggagagggactttttaccaAGGCAttgagtgacaggatgaggggcaatggctttgagctgggagaggggagatttagactagagagtaggaagaaattatttacagtgagggtgatgaggtactggaacaggttgcccaggtaagtggtggatgccccttcccagaaggtgttcagggccaggttggataaggccttgagcaacctgggctagtgggaggtgtccctgcccatggcaggggggttggaattagatggtctttaagtgccttccaacccaaaccattctatgattctgtgtttcaggGGCATGTGAGTTTGGCTACTgagaagaaagtgaaaataGAACACCACTTAATATTTACTCTGCAGTGCAGGTAGACTATGTAGTAACCTACAGTAATGCTATAAACAGAGGCAGCATGCtgggcagaaaaggaaaatcactTCTGAGACTGAAGTTATCTCTTTCTGGTACTGCTTATGCAAACCAGTGCTCATACACTTAGTTTTGCTGACAGTAGTCACAAGGTTTGTTTGGAGCTCTTCCCAGAAGAGGTAGAGAAATCCTTCTCAGTCTTGTTTGTTGGTACATTGTGACAAAACGGTAACCATGAAACAGAGGACCTTCGGGATCACCCTGAACTCAAGGCTTCCATGAGACATAGCATTGGCATGTTGTTAACCCATCACATGGTAACTGTGTGTTTGTTCATCATTGTCTTCACTGTCAcgcagtttggtttggtttcttttttggttgCTATAAGATTGACCTAAAAATGCACTCATCAACTTCATAACCTAAAAAACCTCATCACTGTGGTGAAAGAAATAGCACCCCTGACTCACATACAACCTGAAAGATGATTCCAAGCTCTCTCTGGATATTCCTTTATGGCTTTTACTGAGCCATAACTCAGAttgcaaaaatatttgtgtggggatcatagaatggtttgggttggaagggaccttaaagttctctagttccaaccccctgccatgggcagggacacctcctgctaatACAGCTTAACCAAGGCCCcattcagcctggcttggaacacTTTCAGGCCTGGAACACCAGGCCTGGAACCTCCACAACTTCCtgttcacacaatcacagagtgccaggttggaagggaccccaaggatcctcTGGTCCAACCCTTCTAGGTAATAGTACATTtcaaatgagctggcccagcaccctgtcaagctgccTTAAAACTGTTCAGTGtaggaatccactgcttcccttgggagattattccacTGTCTAGCTCttctcatggtgagcttctcctcagcaTTGCTCTCTGTgcattctctgcccagcctggatttgttctTGGAGCCTTGcacttgcctttgttgaacttcatgaggttgcaTGGCCCCAcctctctggatgccatcccttccctccagcatgtcagctgcaccacacagcttggtgtcactggCAGACTCGCTGAGGGTGCCTCCATCCCAGTGCCCGTGTCACTGAGAGATGTTAAACAGTGGTCCTCTGAGGAGCACCACctcccactgctctccccttaaacatggagccattgacctTCACTCTGAGTGTGATCATCACAAGCCAATTCCTTTTTCACCACATGTTCCACCCATCAAATCGGTGACTTTGATCAAGAGCTTCTTTTGGACAGGCTTATCAATTTTAATCTGGGGTAATTGATAAAGGAATCCTGGAAGCTGAGGTGTCCTATGTTTGTACCTTAAGAAATTatgttttacaatgagggtgagcAATATGAAAGAGTTAAGTGGGAAATAACAGTTTAGGGAAGCTGTAGTGGAAATTCCATGAATAAGATGGGGTAGAGCTTGTGGGATACTCTGTAAGGAAGGGTTTTTAATGTGTTACTGGAAGAGCTGTGGAAGTACTgtagggaaagggagaaaatgacTTCACACAGAGTGCTAGAGGTAAGGTGAAGTGTTTGTGTAAACAAATCAACAGAAGGTGAAGAAGGTTGAGAAGAGGTTTCTGTATAGATTGTGGTTGGAAAagtacaaaataaaaacattggggggggggggaggggaggaatttACATTTTTATGGTAGTAACAATTAAGAAAGAAAGGCCTAAACTTAAGAGGTACTTGGAAGAGAGTGAATTTTAGATGCTTGTGTATTAAAAATTACGTGATTTACCCCAAGTACTGGAGAGGGTCGTGGGGGGTGTTTTGAACAAAGCAGGGGCAACTTTTGGAATCAAGTGGATTCCAATCAGATTTTGCTATCCTGTGGTAGTTAAATTTGACAGAGCTGTAAATTGCTACTGCCTCCCACCTGGTAAAAATCAGTGGGCTTGATAGCATTGTTTGGGATTAATCAGGGAAGAAAGTTTGTGTGAAATGAATATCTTGATGTTAAAACTTCATGGGGTGTTTGTCCAACAGGAGCGAAGACCCTTCCTTGCTTCAGAGTGCAATGAGCTGCCGAAAGCTGAGAAGTGGAGGCGGCAGGTAATGTGTCTGACTCTCCAGGGGGCACAACTTCAGCTCTGCCTAttcacacagcctgctcacagatttgttctttctctttttcagtaTGCTGAcagttaaatcacagaatcttttaCACTCAAAGATCAGTTAGACCAGAAAAATCTTCTGTGGAAAGGCTTTGGATGTGTGGGCCATGGGAATCACGCTGTACTGCTTCATCTTTGGGAGGGAAGTGGGATGGATTTCTCAGGGCTGTTGGTGGTCTGGGGAGGTTGGTGACTGCCTCCCATGTGCCAGGTACATGATGAGATATGCAGCCTGCATTCCCATCAGAGCAGTCTGGTATTGCCAGTGGGAGACTGAGATGTCTCCTTTTGGTATcgaaggccatgaggatgatcaaagAACTGAAGCATATAGGGACAGGCTttgagagctgggactgttcagcctggacaacagaaggctccagggagccctcagagcagccttcagcagctttccagtacctgaaggaggcccacaagaaagctggggtttacaagggcttgtagtgatgggacagggaatggctttgaactggaagaggggaaattgaGACTGgcgattaggaagaaattatttccagtgagggtggggagacactggaactgtttgcccagggaggttgtagatgtcccctgcctggaagtgttcaaggccagggtggacagggtcttgagcaacctgggctagtgggaggggggcaggaactagatgatctttaaggtcctttccaatccaaacctttcTGGGATTCTATCACACAGTTCACCATGTGTACAAAGCAGGTCATCAAGTTGCCTAGGGCCATGTCCAactgagttttgaatatcttcaggaatTTGGACTCCACAACTTTTTGGGTCTTTTGTTCGAGTGTTTTACAACCTTCTTAATGACTTTACAACTGTCTTaatgattttttcccctttaatctGTATTTGCCCAGTTCCAGCTTTTTTCTTGGTacttttcctcttgtcatgCACCTTTTGAACCCTACCTCTTGAACTCACCTGTTGTACCCTCCCTTAGGTAACTGAGGACAGCAATGGGTTAGTCTTTTTGTCTTCTCTCAAGGTGAatcaaacccagttctctcagcctttctctgtaCTTTTCATGTGCCCTTGCCCTCATCACATATGCACATATGCTGctgtaaaaatatttccctGATTTTAAGCTTCTGAGGTAGTGTATTTGTGTCTGAATAAAATCTTTGTTGAGATTTGACATTACAGGCTCAGGTCCATTTTCTGGATCAAAAACCCACCTTAGAAGTTGAATCTTTGTAGGGTTTTTAAAACCTTTTCTAagctttcttggttttgtttgttttttttttttttcctgagaaattcACTTCTGTGTTCTTATTTAACCAGATCATTGGGGAGATTTCCAAGAAAGTGGCACAGATTCAGAATGGTAAGATTTATCTTCCTCATTTTTATATTGTTTTGAATCTCCATTCCTAAGCAGTTACAGTAAAAATGACATTTCATGTGAACTGTACTGTTCCCATTGCATGAATTCTGGAGTGATTCTAGTGCTTCTATTAAGCTGCCTAATttattgcttttctcttttttttttttttgccccttaaACAGCTGGATTAGGTGAATTCAGAATTCGGGACCTGAATGATGAGATAAACAAACTCCTGAGGGAGAAAGGACACTGGGAATTCAGAATAAAGGAGCTAGGAGGTCCTGACTATGCTGTAAGTATTAGATGATGTACTACTACGTGGTTGTTCTGCTTACAAGTAAAGTCAGTAGTGAGAAAATTCCATGCAACATTTAGTTAACCATGTATTAGTTGGCCAGTGTTTATTAGAGAGGAACTTCAAAAAATCTTAGGTTGAGTTAgaagaaatatttgttttcttcataaGCAAATCCGATTTTCATTTGGAATACCACTTGGAGGGGTCTTGCCATCCTGCTAAGAGCTTGCAGCCATGGTCTGGTTTTTACCTATCAGAAAGTgctgtttttctctgctgtacTCAGTCTGTGGAAGGGTTTTTACCTAGTTACTGCtggaactgaaataaaaaactgaaataaaaaaaaacccagctcttAATTGCTAAAACATCAGAAGTGTGTTTCTTGTCACATTCAGTGGCACTTGTTAGATACCTGTTTATCTAAATATTAGTGCAGAGAATGAGACAGGTTTAGGTATTTGCGAGGAGTTGTGTGGACATTTTGAATGTGTGATAAGTAGCAACAGTAAGAACCTGTATAAAAATGAGCTGTAAAAATTACCCTCTGGGCTAGTTTGACCTGGTATAGAATCTCTCCCTTCTCAACCCTTTAACCTACTGAGATGCTCAGGCAATACAAGACTCAAACAGTTAACTCTGTCTGTTTTCCAGAGGATTGGACCAAAAATGTTAGATCATGAAGGGAAGGAAGTTCCAGGAAACAGAGGTTACAAATACTTCGGAGCTGCAAAGGATTTACCAGGAGTTAGAGAGCTCTTTGAAAAGGAACGTAAGTAAATGACAGCTCTTCCTTAACAGCATCTGCCTGGTAGTATCTCTGGAGTAAAAGGTCCACTGTGGTCTGTGGGGAATACAAGTAACAACATATCCTGGCCTGTGCCTTAGGCTGGCTAAATGAAGTGCTGAAGATGAGTGATTAAATTGGTTAAAAGCTATTTGCTTGGGTAAAGAACACTGTTGGCTGTTTGCAATTGAATTCAAGAACTAGCAAAGAGTAAACTCTTTTCTCCCAGGGGTTCAAACCAGCAAGGACCAATGTTTTAAAGAAACCTTCCAGCATCACAGGTTAACCTTATTGATATGTTCTAAATTGTATTTTGAGTCCAGAGCtaaaaaattaagaagaaaatggCTTGGACAGAATTTTAGAAGCAGGAATCAGCTTTTATTAGAGGAAAAACTTAGATGTAAGTGAATAAAACTTTATATATCGAGTAGGAATTATTTGGACCTGCAAATGAGGCAGGTCTGCTCAATCAGCTCCTTTTTGCCATCTGCAAAGGAAAATGATGGAAGTACTATGTGATCTGGGTGAGTTTGGGACAGGTTTGGGTTCTTTTCATCTAGTCTTGGTCAGTACTGGGATTCCAGTACAGGGGGAAGAACAACTGTTCAGAACAGTGTAGGATTGCCAGAGGGTAGGAACTGTGAGATACCAGCACATGTATTCAAACAGCTTTGTGCAGGCTGGGGTAAAATGCCAGTACTCCCAGTAATGACAGCAGTTCAGGTGATCTGTTGGTGGTTGTAGTTGCTCTGAGAAGTGGGGATGGGAACTGGGAATGCACAGCAAGCTGGCAGGATGGACCTGGAGGAATTACAGTTGTGTTCCTTCAGCCCTTCCTCCACCTCGCAAGACTCGAGCTGAGCTTATGAAAGCCATCGATGCAGAGTACTATGGCTACAGGGATGAAGATGATGGTATTCTGGAGCCACTGGAACAAGAACATGAGAAGAAAGGTATGTGACCTTCCAAACCTTCCTAAATCAGTCCAAGAAGAGGGAGGATAGTGGAGTCTGAAGTCAAGATAccattttatttttgctcaCTCTGTGGCTGTTGTGTTGTGCCTAGCTGTCAGACTTTATCTGTCAGATAGGTCTTGTGTAAGGCATttcaggaggaagaggatgtgCTGTCGAGTTCCCTTTCATATTTCTTACTGTTAATGGTTTCATGTTGTCAGCCAGTGATTCCTTCTTAAAGCAAAATCACCTTTTCCCCCCACATTTATAATGCTTAAGAACATAAAAGAGTAGTTTGCAGCAGGGGTATCTCTGGAACTCAAGTGGTTAGCTCCCTCCTTTGTGAAAACTGACCATGCCATCTCTTTCCTGTCTCACCTAATTGTTTATCCATAAACATAGGTGTTTAGTTTTCTTGGAGGTCAGAGGGGACCTTCTGGAAACCCTGATGTCTAGGTGGCCTATGGTAATTCATTCACATGTCATCTGTCTCCAAACTTCAACACACTTCTGACTATCCTTTCCCTTGAAACCCATGCTTTCCCAACAGATAATTTTTTatctctctgtctcttcatTTAGTTCTGTTTCTTACTGTCTTGCCAGTGATGACATCAGGGTTGTGAGTCTGATTCCTGAAGCCCTCTAATATTCAGTGTGTTTGGTAGCTTTAAGCAAGAAACCACTCACCACCTTTAAAAACTTGGCTGTTTTCTAAAGAGTTCCTCTGGTGTCTAATCACAGAGtgttgggggctggaagggaccttgacagatcacccagtccaacccccctaccagagcagatcacacaggaatgcatccaggcaggttttgagtatctccagagagggagactccacaacccccctgggcagcctggtcctggCAATTTGTTGCCATTTGcattgtgtgtttggtttgtggcCTCCCCTGAAGGGCAGATCCTCAGTGCTCTGTAGGAAATGTTCTGG
This genomic stretch from Indicator indicator isolate 239-I01 chromosome 15, UM_Iind_1.1, whole genome shotgun sequence harbors:
- the ISY1 gene encoding pre-mRNA-splicing factor ISY1 homolog is translated as MARNAEKAMTALARFRQAQLEEGKVKERRPFLASECNELPKAEKWRRQIIGEISKKVAQIQNAGLGEFRIRDLNDEINKLLREKGHWEFRIKELGGPDYARIGPKMLDHEGKEVPGNRGYKYFGAAKDLPGVRELFEKEPLPPPRKTRAELMKAIDAEYYGYRDEDDGILEPLEQEHEKKVIAEAVEKWKKEREARLARGEEEEEEEENIYAVNDDESDEDSGKEKEGEEGQPKFIAHVPVPSQQEIEAALVRRKKMELLQKYASETLMAQSEEAKTLLGL